In Ascaphus truei isolate aAscTru1 chromosome 7, aAscTru1.hap1, whole genome shotgun sequence, one genomic interval encodes:
- the LOC142498610 gene encoding olfactory receptor 5B21-like, with protein sequence MEFGNATGPTTFILLGFYEWPDLQLTLFIIFLLVYLVALTGNLMIITVIYSDPHLHTPMYFFLCNLSLLDITFTTAILPKFLDICLTGNQSITYMGCITQMFFFVICVVAEYFLLAVMAYDRCVAICHPLRYPNLMNVRFCAKLAVASWFLGLLESLIFFGLISHFSFCRSNVINHLFCDLKPLLKLSCSGTQRVELVIQVSGVLFGFVPLVFILITYVFIISTILKIRSNKGKSKAFSTCSSHLTVVILFFGIILSMYMRPKSAYSIEQDKVFAVLYASLIPMLNPVIYSLRNKEVKQAIWKLRGKCLRQTGLVSKQ encoded by the coding sequence ATGGAATTTGGGAATGCGACAGGACCTACAACATTTATTCTCCTGGGATTTTATGAGTGGCCAGATTTGCAGCTCACTCTATTCATTATATTTCTCCTAGTCTACTTGGTGGCGTTGACTGGTAACCTAATGATTATCACAGTTATATACAGTGATCCTCATCTCCACACCCCGATGTACTTCTTCCTATGTAACCTTTCCCTCCTAGATATAACCTTCACAACAGCAATTCTTCCCAAATTCTTAGACATCTGCTTAACAGGGAACCAATCTATCACCTACATGGGATGCATCACTCaaatgtttttctttgtcatATGTGTAGTAGCTGAGTATTTCCTCCTTGCTGTCATGGCGTATGATCGATGCGTGGCCATCTGCCATCCACTGCGCTACCCAAATCTCATGAATGTGAGGTTTTGTGCCAAGCTGGCAGTAGCTTCGTGGTTCCTTGGTCTTCTGGAGTCACTGATCTTTTTTGGATTAATATCTCACTTTTCGTTTTGCAGATCCAATGTtattaaccatttgttttgtgaCCTCAAACCACTGCTCAAGTTGTCCTGCAGTGGAACGCAGAGGGTAGAGTTGGTTATACAAGTATCTGGGGTGTTGTTTGGATTTGTTCCCTTAGTTTTCATCCTGATAACTTATGTCTTCATTATTTCCACCATCCTGAAGATCCGCTCCAATAAGGGGAAGAGCAAAGCCTTCTCTACCTGCTCATCCCACCTCACAGTTGTCATCCTGTTCTTTGGGATCATCCTCAGTATGTACATGAGACCCAAGTCCGCCTATTCCATCGAACAGGACAAGGTGTTTGCTGTGTTGTACGCATCCCTTATTCCGATGCTAAATCCTGTGATTTACAGTCTGAGGAATAAAGAAGTAAAACAGGCTATATGGAAATTGAGAGGGAAGTGTCTGAGACAAACGGGTCTGGTATCAAAACAGTGA